A portion of the Deltaproteobacteria bacterium genome contains these proteins:
- a CDS encoding Lin0512 family protein has product MRNYLIELGMGSDLHKPDPTKCAVRAVKDAMYRCSMVGLFECDLLTNIKDMHVKVKIAVPFPDKVDKEEILKQIPYGEREIEVVEGGLLEEGSLRKDKSRDQVMVAVAAITVKVP; this is encoded by the coding sequence ATGCGTAACTACCTGATCGAACTGGGAATGGGGTCGGACCTGCACAAGCCGGATCCGACCAAATGTGCGGTGCGCGCCGTCAAAGACGCCATGTACCGCTGTTCCATGGTGGGGCTGTTTGAATGTGATCTCCTCACCAATATCAAAGACATGCATGTAAAAGTGAAAATCGCCGTTCCGTTTCCGGATAAAGTGGATAAAGAGGAAATACTGAAACAGATCCCTTACGGAGAGCGGGAAATCGAAGTGGTCGAGGGCGGCCTGCTCGAGGAGGGTAGCCTGAGAAAGGATAAATCAAGAGACCAGGTCATGGTGGCCGTGGCCGCCATAACGGTCAAGGTTCCCTAG